The DNA segment GATCACCTCGGTAACAGAAGGATTCGTTCCGTGGGTGAGTTGATTTCCAATCAACTCAAGACCGGTTTTTCCAGAGTGGAAAGAGTGATCAAAGAAAGAATGACGGTTCAGGAAATCGAAACTCAGACTCCTCAACTTCTCATTTCCATTAAACCGATCACCGCCGTGATCAACGAATTTTTTGGTTCTTCTCAGCTTTCTCAGTTTATGGATCAAACAAACCCTCTCGCGGAACTGACTCACAAACGGAGATTGAACGCCCTCGGTCCCGGTGGTCTTTCCAGAGACAGAGCGGGTATGGAAGTACGGGACGTTCACTATTCTCACTATGGTAGAATGTGTCCGATTGAAACTCCGGAAGGTCCGAACATCGGTTTGATTCTTTCCATGTCTTCGTATGCTCGTGTAAACGACTACGGATTCTTGGAGACTCCTTACAGAACCGTTAAGAACGGAAAAGTTACCGGTCAGATCGAACACCTTACCGCGGACAAAGAAGAATATCATTATATCGCTCAAGCCTCCGGTGTGATCGACGAGAAAGGCGAGTTGAAAAACAAGCTGATCTCCACCCGTCACAGAGGGGACTTTCCTTTCCGCAACCCAAGCGAGATCCAGTATATGGATTTGGCTCCTCTTCAAGTTGTTTCGGTTTCCACCGCGCTCATCCCATTCTTGGAACATGACGATGCGAACCGTGCGTTGATGGGTTCGAATATGCAACGTCAGGCGGTTCCTCTTCTTCGTGAAGAAGCTCCGTTTGTCGGAACCGGCATGGAAACCAGAGCGGCTTACGATTCCAGAATTTGTATCGTAAACAAATACGACGGTGTTGTTACATCTGTTGACGCGGAAAACATCGTTGTGGAAAGAAAGGGCGGAAAAGAATCCGATTCTTATTCTCTTACTAAATTCAAAAAGACAAACCAAGGAACCTGCTTCAATCAGAAGCCGATCGTCGGTGTGGTGCACTCCAATTTCAATGGAAAGGTTTCGAAAGTTTCGAAAGAGAAAATCGAAGTAACCGGAGATAACGGAGAGGTAAAAGAATACATTCTCCAGATGGGAAGTAGACAATATGCTCCGATCGTTTCTTCCGGAGAAGAAGTAAAACGAGGAACCACTCTCGCGGGACAAATCGTTACCGGTGAGAAGTTGGACGAACTCGGAAACATTCTTGTTAAAGGTACGGTTCTGGCCGACGGTCCTGCCGTCGATAACGGAGTTTTAGCTCTGGGTAGAAACGTCCTCGCGGCGTTTATGCCTTGGGAAGGTTACAACTTCGAGGATGCGATTCTGATTTCGGAAAGAATCGTCCGCGACGACGTATTTTCTTCCATTCACATCGAAGAGTTCGAGATCCAAGCCAGAGAAACAAAACTGGGTCCGGAACAAATCACCCGCGATATCCCGAATCTTTCGGACAAAGCGTTCCGCGATTTGGATGAGACCGGTGTGATCCGTGTCGGTGCGGAAGTGAAGCCGGGAGACATTCTCGTGGGAATGGTGACTCCGAAAGGGGAAACCGACCTGACTCCAGAATACAAACTTCTTCATTCGATCTTTGGCGAAAAAGCCAAGGACGTACGAGATTCTTCTCTCAGAATGCCGAACGGTTTTGAAGGAACCGTCATCGATATCAAACGATTCTCACGAGAGAATCAAGACGAACTTCCTGCGGGTGTGGAAGAGATGGTGAAAGTATTCGTAGCCAGAAAGAGAAAACTTCTGGTTGGGGATAAAATGGCCGGACGCCACGGAAACAAAGGAGTTGTCGCTCGTGTAATGGCTGAAGAAGACATGCCTTACATGGAAGACGGAACTCCGATGGACATCGTCTTAAATCCGTTAGGTGTTCCTTCACGGATGAACCTCGGTCAGATCTTTGAAACTCAGTTGGGTTTTGCCGCGAGCAAACTCGGAATTTCCTTTGAAACTCCGGTTTTTGACGGTGCGGAAGAATCCGACGTGGACAATTTCTGCAAAGAGGCCAATCTTCCTCTGAATTCTAAATTCAAACTGTATGACGGTAGAACCGGACTTCCTTTTATGAACGAAGTCTTCTGCGGTTATATCTACATCTTAAAACTCGCTCACTTGGTGGAAGACAAGATCCACGCAAGATCGACCGGACCTTACTCTTTGGTGACTCAACAACCACTCGGAGGAAAAGCTCAGTTCGGAGGTCAGCGTCTTGGGGAAATGGAAGTGTGGGCTCTCGAAGCTTACGGAGCTTCTCATACTCTTCAGGAACTTTTGACCATCAAGTCCGACGATATGCTCGGACGTGCGAGAATTTACGAAGCGATCGTAAAGGGAATCCATTCCATCAAGCCTGGTATCCCCGAATCCTTCAACGTATTGGTTCAAGAGCTTAGAGGGCTTGCTCTGGATATCATTATCACCGACTCGGAAGGAAACACTGTGGATATTTCCGACTACGAAGATGAATATTCCAAGAGTAAGAAGAAAATTAAATTCGAGACTATAGAGAACGCATAACAATGAGATCCCATAACGACTTCGAATCGATTACAATCCGCCTGGCTTCTCCCGACAGGATCAAAGAATGGTCCTACGGCGAAGTGAAAAAACCGGAGACCATCAACTACCGGACTTTAAAACCCGAGAAAGACGGTCTTTTCTGCGAGAAAATTTTCGGAACCACAAAAGACTGGGAATGTTACTGCGGTAAGTTTAAGTCTATTCGTTATAAGGGCGTGGTTTGCGATAAGTGCGGGGTCGAGGTAACTCACTCTAAAGTACGTCGGGAAAGAATGGGGCATATCGAACTCGCTGCCCCGGTTTCTCATATCTGGTATTATCGTTCCGTTCCTTCCAGAATGGGACTTTTGCTTGATATGACTGTGAACCAGTTAAAAAGCGTTCTTTACTTTGAAAAATACGTAATCATCGATCCTGCGGATTCGGGAAGAAACCGCGGCGAGCTTATCGACGAAGAAGAATATCACGCTTACCTCGACGAGTACGGCGATAAGTTTGTAGCAGGGATCGGCGCGGACGCGATCAAGGAACTTCTGGCTCGTATCGATGTGGATGCCGAAGCGAGAATGATTCGCCAAAAAATCCAAGACAAAGACAAAATCTCCGATAAGAGAATTCTGAAACGTCTCGAGGTTCTCGAAGCGTTCCGTGATTCCGGAAACCGTCCCGAGTGGATGGTGCTCGACATCGTTCCCGTCATTCCTCCGGAACTTCGTCCTATGGTTCAGCTGGAAGGCGGTAGATTTGCGACTTCCGACTTGAACGACTTATACCGTCGTGTCATCAACCGTAACAACCGTCTCAAGAGACTTCTCGCTCTGAAAGCTCCTGAGATCATCGTTCGTAACGAAAAGAGAATGTTGCAGGAAGCGGTGGACGCTCTGTTTGACAACTCTCGTAGAAAACGCGCGGTCAAAGGGAAGGGAAACCGTCCTTTGAAATCCATCTCCGATATGCTCAAAGGGAAACAAGGTCGTTTCCGTCAGAACCTTCTCGGTAAGCGGGTAGACTACTCCGGTCGTTCCGTGATCGTAGTCGGTCCCGAGCTGAAATACCACGAGATGGGTCTTCCAAAGAAAATGGCTTTGGAACTTTTCAAACCTTTTATCATGAAGAGACTTGTGGATTTGGACTTAGCTCCGAACATCAAGTCCGCTAAAAAGAAAGTGGAAGCAGAAGACAAAGAAGTTTTCGACGTATTGGAATACGTGGTAAAAGAGCATCCTGTCATGTTGAACAGAGCTCCGACCCTTCACCGTCTTGGGATCCAGGCATTTTTACCGATCCTTGTGGAAGGAAAGGCGATCAAACTTCATCCTCTCGTCTGTCATGCGTTCAACGCCGACTTCGACGGGGATCATATGGCGATCCACGTTCCTCTGACTCCAAAGGCTCAGTTGGAAACTTGGATGTTGATGCTTTCTCCTCACAACATTCTCAACCCCGCAAACGGACATCCGATCTGCGGGCCGACTCAGGATATCGTACTCGGAATTTATTATTTAACTTCCGAACTCCCGTCCGAGCCCGGAGTTCCTCTGAAATCCTTTTCGAACTTGGATGAAGTTCACTACGCGATCGACAGAGGCGTTGTGGAATTTAGAACTAAAATCAGCGTTTATCACCAAGGGAAAATTCTGGAAACCACTCCGGGAAGATTGATCTTTAACACGATTCTTCCGGAAGGTTACGCTTATGTAAACAAGGCTCTTTCCGATAAGGAAACAAACAAGATCATCGCCGACGTATATGATAAATACGGTCCCGCTAAAACAGTATTGATGCTAGACGATATTAAAAAATTAGGATATCGTTATGCGACTTTGTTTGCTCCTACCATTTCCATCGAAGACATTCGAGTGTCTCCGGGTAAAGTGGGTCTTGTCGGAGACGCGAACAAGGAAGTCGAAAAAGCCGACTCCGAGTATCGCAAAGGGATTATCACAAACGAAGAACGCCGTAAAAAGGTAATCGAGATCTGGACAAAAACCAACGACCTCATCACCGAATCGATGTTCAAGGAACTGGAAAAAGACAAGGGCGGGTTTAATCCGGTATTTATCATGGCGGCTTCCGGTGCGAGAGGATCAAAACAACAGATTCGTCAGCTCGCGGGAATGCGGGGTTTGATGGCGAAACCTTCGGGAGAAATCATCGAGCTCGCGATCCGTTCGAACTTCCGCGAAGGACTTTCGGTTCTTGAATTTTTTATTTCCACTCACGGTGCGAGAAAAGGTCTCGCGGATACTGCGTTAAAAACCGCGGATGCGGGTTACTTGACTCGTCGTCTTGTGGACATTTCCCAAGACGTGATCATCTCCGAAGACGATTGCGGAACCGAAGAATCCATTTCTCTCGGTATCGTAAAAGAAGGAGAGAATGTAATTGTTTCTCTGAACGATCGTGTATTCGGTCGTTATACTGCGGAAAGCATCATCGATCCTGTGACCGATCAAGTCGTCTATCCAAGAAATACCCTGATTACGAGAGAAGTCGGACAAAAGATCGAAAACCTCGGCTACGATAAGATCCGGGTTCGTTCTCCGTTGACTTGCGAATCAAAACAAGGTGTTTGTATCTGCTGTTACGGTATGGACATGGCGAGACTCATTCCTGCGGAAATCGGGGAGGCGGTCGGAACCATCGCAGCTCAGTCGATCGGACAACCGGGAACTCAGTTGACGATGAGAACGTTCCACATCGGTGGTGCGGCGTCGGCAAAGGTTCAGGAAAAAGAACATAAGGTTTCTTATACGGCGATCGTAAACAATATCAACGGACGTTTGCTCCGCAATGATAAAGAGCAGAATTTATTCTCTCGTCGCGGATCCATCGTAATCCAGAGATTGATTCAACAATACAAGGTGGAAGAACTTTCCAACTTAAGAGTTGAAAACGGTCAGAAGGTGGATAAAGGAGAGTTGGTAGCAACTGCCCCGAGCGGTGAGAACATCACTTCCGAAATGCCGGGAACCATTCATATTGAGAATGGGGTTTTTCGTATCTTGGGAGAAGAGGCAGTGATTCCGGTAAAAACCGGAACCGTCGTAAACGTAAAAGTAAACGATATCACTCAGCCGAACCAGCCGATCGCGGAATTTGACCCTTACAACGAGGTAGGTATTTCCGAGTTCGAAGGTAGCATCCAGTGGATGGATCTTGAGATCGGAAAAAACGTTAGAAGAGACGAGGACGTGAAAACTTCCAACATTCTTCTGAAAGTAATCGAGCAAAGAAGAGAAAAACTCAACCCGAGAATCGCGGTTGTATCCGGAAGTTCGAGAGAAGAATATTCGGTTCCAGTGGATGCTCTTATCTCCGTTCAAGACGGAGACAAGGTAAGAGCCGGAGACATTCTTTTCAAAATTCCAACGGTAGCCGAAAAAACTCGGGATATTACCGGGGGACTTCCAAGGGTGGACGAGCTTTTCGAAGCGAGAAGACCTAAGGATGCCACAACTCTTGCCGAAACCGATGGTAGAATCGAGATCAGCGGTGAGATCGTAAAAGAAAAACGGATTCTTTATATCCATCCGGACAATCCGGATCAGGAAAAAGTAAAAGTTGCGATTCCGATTGGAAAACAGATTCGGGTTCGTAACGGAGACTTCGTGAAGAGAGGGGATC comes from the Leptospira sp. WS92.C1 genome and includes:
- the rpoC gene encoding DNA-directed RNA polymerase subunit beta', with protein sequence MRSHNDFESITIRLASPDRIKEWSYGEVKKPETINYRTLKPEKDGLFCEKIFGTTKDWECYCGKFKSIRYKGVVCDKCGVEVTHSKVRRERMGHIELAAPVSHIWYYRSVPSRMGLLLDMTVNQLKSVLYFEKYVIIDPADSGRNRGELIDEEEYHAYLDEYGDKFVAGIGADAIKELLARIDVDAEARMIRQKIQDKDKISDKRILKRLEVLEAFRDSGNRPEWMVLDIVPVIPPELRPMVQLEGGRFATSDLNDLYRRVINRNNRLKRLLALKAPEIIVRNEKRMLQEAVDALFDNSRRKRAVKGKGNRPLKSISDMLKGKQGRFRQNLLGKRVDYSGRSVIVVGPELKYHEMGLPKKMALELFKPFIMKRLVDLDLAPNIKSAKKKVEAEDKEVFDVLEYVVKEHPVMLNRAPTLHRLGIQAFLPILVEGKAIKLHPLVCHAFNADFDGDHMAIHVPLTPKAQLETWMLMLSPHNILNPANGHPICGPTQDIVLGIYYLTSELPSEPGVPLKSFSNLDEVHYAIDRGVVEFRTKISVYHQGKILETTPGRLIFNTILPEGYAYVNKALSDKETNKIIADVYDKYGPAKTVLMLDDIKKLGYRYATLFAPTISIEDIRVSPGKVGLVGDANKEVEKADSEYRKGIITNEERRKKVIEIWTKTNDLITESMFKELEKDKGGFNPVFIMAASGARGSKQQIRQLAGMRGLMAKPSGEIIELAIRSNFREGLSVLEFFISTHGARKGLADTALKTADAGYLTRRLVDISQDVIISEDDCGTEESISLGIVKEGENVIVSLNDRVFGRYTAESIIDPVTDQVVYPRNTLITREVGQKIENLGYDKIRVRSPLTCESKQGVCICCYGMDMARLIPAEIGEAVGTIAAQSIGQPGTQLTMRTFHIGGAASAKVQEKEHKVSYTAIVNNINGRLLRNDKEQNLFSRRGSIVIQRLIQQYKVEELSNLRVENGQKVDKGELVATAPSGENITSEMPGTIHIENGVFRILGEEAVIPVKTGTVVNVKVNDITQPNQPIAEFDPYNEVGISEFEGSIQWMDLEIGKNVRRDEDVKTSNILLKVIEQRREKLNPRIAVVSGSSREEYSVPVDALISVQDGDKVRAGDILFKIPTVAEKTRDITGGLPRVDELFEARRPKDATTLAETDGRIEISGEIVKEKRILYIHPDNPDQEKVKVAIPIGKQIRVRNGDFVKRGDQIDDGNLDPHDILRVKGVTALQVYLVQEVQEVYRLQGVHINDKHIEVVVRQMLRKVLITDSGDTGFVNQQQIDRLVFNEENRRVVAEGGSPADSVPILLGLTKASLNTESFFSAASFQETTKVLTDAAIKGKTDNLMGLKENVIIGHMIPAGTGTKKYKDIAVFKSTYGDLDRPLEIEEEEEIPQAIAEESDADGDE
- the rpoB gene encoding DNA-directed RNA polymerase subunit beta; this encodes MYGQVERKRVNFGKITNLDYLPNLIQIQKRSFDWFLQTDVKDETKRKHQGLEAVFRETFPIESPNNDMIMEYSHYILGEPKRSPQECKDTDATYAMPLKSVIRLIIKETGEIREQTVYMGDLPVMTEQGTFIINGAERVVVSQLHRSPGIFFSYDMERDVFSARVIPYRGSWLEFEMDNKGILIAKIDRKKKFPATLLIKSLGHGTNEEVLRLFYSSRKEKIAGATSKDLKKILGRRTINDIINMETGEVMLEAGSKVNEDNISILKEMKVKEVELIEFPKGKDNPILINALEKDGVNDYEDAILKFHSLMRQGEPSTIENATAELTRLFFSPKSFDLGDVGRYKINSKFEFNNPKEFAGAKDRVLRPADIIETVRYILNLFSETENYYPDDIDHLGNRRIRSVGELISNQLKTGFSRVERVIKERMTVQEIETQTPQLLISIKPITAVINEFFGSSQLSQFMDQTNPLAELTHKRRLNALGPGGLSRDRAGMEVRDVHYSHYGRMCPIETPEGPNIGLILSMSSYARVNDYGFLETPYRTVKNGKVTGQIEHLTADKEEYHYIAQASGVIDEKGELKNKLISTRHRGDFPFRNPSEIQYMDLAPLQVVSVSTALIPFLEHDDANRALMGSNMQRQAVPLLREEAPFVGTGMETRAAYDSRICIVNKYDGVVTSVDAENIVVERKGGKESDSYSLTKFKKTNQGTCFNQKPIVGVVHSNFNGKVSKVSKEKIEVTGDNGEVKEYILQMGSRQYAPIVSSGEEVKRGTTLAGQIVTGEKLDELGNILVKGTVLADGPAVDNGVLALGRNVLAAFMPWEGYNFEDAILISERIVRDDVFSSIHIEEFEIQARETKLGPEQITRDIPNLSDKAFRDLDETGVIRVGAEVKPGDILVGMVTPKGETDLTPEYKLLHSIFGEKAKDVRDSSLRMPNGFEGTVIDIKRFSRENQDELPAGVEEMVKVFVARKRKLLVGDKMAGRHGNKGVVARVMAEEDMPYMEDGTPMDIVLNPLGVPSRMNLGQIFETQLGFAASKLGISFETPVFDGAEESDVDNFCKEANLPLNSKFKLYDGRTGLPFMNEVFCGYIYILKLAHLVEDKIHARSTGPYSLVTQQPLGGKAQFGGQRLGEMEVWALEAYGASHTLQELLTIKSDDMLGRARIYEAIVKGIHSIKPGIPESFNVLVQELRGLALDIIITDSEGNTVDISDYEDEYSKSKKKIKFETIENA